The Apium graveolens cultivar Ventura unplaced genomic scaffold, ASM990537v1 ctg906, whole genome shotgun sequence genome segment GAAACAGATCTTGCAGGAAATAGTGGGAGTTCGGAGTATGTTGATGACAGGGTTCCAGTAACTCCACGGACTGAGGTAAGAAAATCTAGCAGAATTGTGAGGCCACCACAAAGATATTTTCCTTCAGCATATTATATGTTATTGACCGAGGATGGGGAGCCTCAGTGTTATTCAGAGGCGGTACAAGTGAATGATTCAGTTCAGTGGAAATCAGCCATGTCTGAGgagtttgagatgaaggatatgggtgcagCAAAACAAATACTTGGTATGAGCATCATAAGGGATAGAACTGAAGGTACTTTAAAATTATCTCAAGAGAAGTATGTTGAGAAATTGTTACAGAAATTCAGTGTCCAGGATGCAAAGACTAGTAGTACACCGTTGGTGAGTCACTTTAATCTCACAAAGAAACAATCACCTAAAACGGATGAAGGCAAGAAAGATATGGCTAAAGTTCCTTATGCATCTGCAGTTGGCAGTTTAATGTATGCTATGGTGTGTACAAGGCCAGACATTGCTCATGCAGTGGGAGTTGTTAGCAGATTTATGTCTAATCCAGGAAGAGAGCATTGGGAAGCAGTCAAGTGGTTGTTACGCTActtgaaaggcacatccaaggTTGCACTATATTTCAGTAAGAAAGATGTTATCTTGGAAGGGTTCTCTGATGCAGGTTTGGGTGGATGTTTGGACACAAGAAAAAGTACAACGGGTTATATTTTCACTTTGGGTGGCACCGCAGTTAGTTGGATGTCTCGACTTCAAAAAAGTGTTGTTCTTTCAAccacagaagcagaatatatggcTATCTCTGAAGCTAGCAAGGAGATGATTTGGTTGAAGAATTTTCTTGATGAGTTGGGAAAGAAACAGGCGGACAGTGCTTTGTATAGCGACAGTCAGAGTGCTATTCATCTTGCGAAGAATCCCGTGTTTCATGCTAGGACGAATCATATTCAGCTGAGATATCACTTTACAAGAGAGTTGATAAGTAATGGTACTTTGTCCTTGAAGAAAATCCTTGGTTCAAAGAATCTTGCAGATATGTTGACTAAGGTGGTTACGAATGAAAAGTTGAAGTTTTGCGTAGCTTCAACTGGCCTTCAGAATTGATTGATGAGAAGGCGCTGCACTAGTTAGAGTTATTGATTGAAGAATTGATTTTACTAGACTTACAAGAGTGAAGTGAAGATTGGCCAGActccaagtgggagattgttgggttttgtggagtctattaattaagcccatgaaaatagactattcagattcagattagtttatggattagtctacttttcagatttggactgtaattttgatttaggcatagtttcttctcttataaatactcatatAATTGTAAAATTATAACACaacaaattgtgagagatcaatacaaaattagtgcggcttgtggagtaggaatttccgaaccacgtaaatctttatcttgtgtgattgtcgtttattttcttgttcttgtttattctctttgggttttgctttcgttgttgtatactcaacatGAGCCTGACACAAAAAATATTATTAGCATAACAGTTTCtaacaaataaaatatttaacCGTTCACATGAATAATAGCATAAAGATTTGAATTTCCCTTTATGTACTCTTCCCAGACTTCATTTGGAGCGGTGAATCTCTTAGAAATAGGATCATATCCAAATCCAGATCTAAAACTCATAAGAGTTGAATAAGAGAGATACCGATTTTTGAACCATTTTAGTCGACCTTGATAATTGTTATAAGTCTTATTACACTTAAATCTTTTATTAAGCTGAGGAAGAATTCGATCGATTACTATTTGTTTAGTAAAGATACCACTATTATCACGCCATCCTCGACTCGCTGCATCAACCATAAGTTCTAATAACGCATTACTCTCGTCTACCGTCCACTGATCATAACCAGCTCTCTTTTTGGCACTTTGCGAATCAGCCATAATAGAACTAAAACGTTTTAAATTTTTAGAACAAATATATCACATAACGATGCATAAAAATTGACAACTGACAATATACTATATGATATGTAACAAAAATAACttactgaaaggcatatgtcatagcctatttgtttattcgaggatttatctcaactcaaataagaatgtaataagtaaatagtggatctatcgtcagagagatctcacagtgtaacatctgtcaaagggttaagaaacattattcatctacagacttgaagacttaattcactggaagaagctccagaaattgatcaagcctcagtgatataaatcaagattatggatttaatcaaatgagagagatctcgtcagggtatcaattaattacaaggatttagtctgaagaaaatcaagagtatcaaggtcaaggcttgaagaaacgtcatggaagttagtcactcatgaaccagacagtacatcgagtgtcaacattgaagtggtggaattgattaataattgacagtaattttcagaagattttcagaagaatggttgctactcaatattagtattaattctctattaattaattaagtcaaataatttaattaagaaaataaattatatctgcaaagattaatttattgattaattgaattaattgattaattaattcagaattaatattaaggattttcagaattgttattagattaaaatctattaataattcagtaagacaatttgatttgaactactatgacaatcggtatgacaattgatagtcataccgaaagtcttgctagttcattctgattgtcttgctagctattgggattgtcttgctagttcaaaaggatagtctcaccgaaagtcctaccagttcaaatggattgtcataccagttcatttgattgtcttgccgaaagtcttgctgattcaactggattgttttgtttacttaaacaataAAAAAGCAGAAGACGttcatgcaataattcaacagaacacacaagtcaagaactcagcagaaacaaaagcaaattatttcatttttcatctgctttattcaagatcaaaattctagattgtaaagttaaatccaaaccactagaattatttatcttgttcttgtataacaatctagcggattaaaatccctagaacttaatctcaaatcgcatttagcatttgatctttttattgcaaaaatagaaaaaatttcatgtcgaatttattctagatttgtaataattgatttgagattaatcccttgtaacagataccgttgttgtaacacctttcaagtttaataaaagttttatttaacttgaattttgtttcacctttttattccgcattttattcgattaaacggtattgtttgcattcaaccccccttctacaaacaaattgggacctaacaattggtattagagccttctgattaacgtacaaatctagatcctagacttttgtgtttctttcactccttgaattttttattcactcaaaaaattcataatgactacacaaaaagttggaaccgttaaaattccacttttcgataaagaaaattatgttatgtggaagaagaagatgctactgtttttacaagttgctaatcccaaatatctgcaagtgttaaagaagggtccaaaaattcctatggttattgaaccagaggtaatagaaaatgatgtggtgatcaccaaagcgagaacttatgtgaaagatcctgaggatttctctcctgctgaaatagaagaagcctccctggatgctagccttcaattaattttagtagattcccttaatcccttgatgaatagacatgtgatgaattgtaaagattccaaacatatctgggaaactattgaggttattaatgaaggcacagaggaagttagggagaacaagttagaaattctaacctctgagtatgaatactttaaatccaatccaggagaaggaatcactg includes the following:
- the LOC141705577 gene encoding uncharacterized protein At2g29880-like, which encodes MADSQSAKKRAGYDQWTVDESNALLELMVDAASRGWRDNSGIFTKQIVIDRILPQLNKRFKCNKTYNNYQGRLKWFKNRYLSYSTLMSFRSGFGYDPISKRFTAPNEVWEEYIKGNSNLYAIIHVNG